The Acidimicrobiales bacterium DNA segment ACCGGCCTCGGTGAGGTCGGCGGTGTGGGCGAAACCGGTCGTGTCACCAACGACGACGCGGATCCCTGCGCCACGGTCGCGACCGGAGCTGAGATCCTCGACCCGACCGTCGTCGAGCACCGCACCGGTGGAACGCCGGTCCTCGACGAACACCTCGGCAAACTCACCACCGGTGCGCATCGCGGTGCCGATCGTGGCTTGGATGACGTCCTCGTCGATCACAGGTCTCCCCAGGGGTCGGGTGCGTGGGTGGGGTTCCGACCTGCTGGGCTGGCCTGACCCCCGATGGGTCCCTAGGGTACCGAGGATGCCTCCACGTCAGGGCTCGTCGGCCACGGTCGAGCACACCGTGTCCGATCCCGACACCGCGATCGCCATGCTGTCCGGCTCGGTGCCGGTCCTCGCCACCCCTCGGCTGGTCGCGCTGTTCGAGGAAGCCGCCATGGCCGCCATCGACGGTCAGCTCGCCCCCACCGAGACCTCGGTCGGGATGCGGGTCCAGATCGACCACCTCGCGCCCACCGAGGTGGGAGGGGAGGTCACCGCCGACGCGACCCTCGACAAGGTGGAGGGTCGCCGGTTGGTGTTCACGGTGTCGGCCAGGGACGCCCGAGGCCTGATCGGCGCGGGGAAGATCACCCGGGTCATCGTCGACGTCGACCGGTTCCTCGACAAGCTGGTCTGATCGCTCGCGACCGACCTCACGGGGCGACGATCTCGATCCGGTCATCGGCCACGGAACGAGCCGACCACCCTTCCCAGGCCAGGTCACCGAGCGCACCCAGGCCCTCGGTGAGCACGGTCCGGGCAGCGATGCCCTTCACCGCCTTGGCGGCGTGGCCCACCGCCCGTGTGCCGGTCCGGGACACGAACCGCACCCGAACCACCGTGGCGGTCGCTGCCACCTCGTCGAGGTCGAGGGCCCGCTGATGCTCGGTGGGGAGCATCTCCACCACCGGTCGACCACCGACCAGATCGATCACCGCCTCGGTGAGCTCGGACCGCCACCATCGGTCGAGGCGGCCGAGTCCGGGCACCGACACGGTGAACGTCAGGCGATGGTCGGGCGTCGGGTCGGCACCGGTCACCGCTCCGAGCAGCGCCGAGGGGACGATGAGCCGCTCGAGACAGGTGTCGTCCAAGGTCGACGGGGCGAGGTGATCCCAGACCACGCCGGTGAAGCGCGCCGCGCCGGGCATGACCGGGGCTCTGCCCGCGACCAGACGCTCGACCGACCCGATCGCTCGGTCCAGCAACGGTCCCTCGGCACCGAAGAGCATGGAGGCCAGGTCGGGGTCATCGCCGAGCACGGCACCGAGGGCGTCGAGCACCTCGCGGCGTTGCGCCGCCAACCCAGCGAACGACCCCGTCCTCGGCCGGAAGCGTCCTCGCCCACCCTCGGCCTTGCCCTGCGAAGGAGGGAGCAGCACGAAGGGGGTGTCGGTCATCTCGCCACCATTGCAGGCGCAGCTCCCGGTGGCTTCACGGGCGCTCGGGCGGATCAGCCCTGGAACAGGATGTCGCCGGTTGGTTGCGGTGAGCCACCCGCTGGTTCGATCGTGACGCCCCAACCGGCATCCGGCTCTGCTGGCAACGCCAGTTGTCGCTGGATCTCGCCCCCGCTGGCGGGCTCGAACACCCCGGCGGACCGGGGGCCCTCGGCCGAGAGCACCCACAGCTCATACACCCGATCGTCGCCGGGCCGAGGCAGATCGGTACCGACCAGCACCGATGCCTGCGAGCTCGGGGACCACACGACGCGCAGCGTGCCCGGCGACCCGGTGCTCTCGAGCGGGACCACCTCGGCATCGGATGCAGCGAGAACGCTCAGCATCTCTTCCGCCTGGTTCCGCTCGACGATGGCGTTGCGGGCGACGACCCCCGCACCGAGGGCGACGAGGACGAACGCCGCGGCAACCAGTGCGGGAAGCAGCCGCGGCGGGCGGCGGGGTTGGGTCCCTCCGGCGCGCGGTGGCTCTTGCGGGGTGGCCGACACCTGGGCCAGCACCTCGTCGCGCAGTCGGTCGGGTGGCGCCTCGGCGGTCGCCTCGGCGAGGTGGCGGGCGGTGTCGCCGAACTCACCCACATCAGCGGCGCAGTCGGCGCACTCACGAAGGTGAGCCTCGAAGCGCTCGCGCTCGGCGGGCTCGAGCGCGTCGAGTGCGTAGGCGGCAGCAAGGTGGTGGAGGTCGTCGTTCACGGGGTCGTCCCCAGGATGTCTCGCAGGCGGATCAGGCCGTCGCGGATACGGGTCTTGACCGTACCTTCGGGCATGTCGAGCAGGGCGGCGACCTGCCGGTAGGTGTGCCCGCCGTAGTAGGCGAGCTCGATCGTCTGGCGCTGAACGGGGGTGAGGTGGTCGAGCGCACGACGTACCCGGTCGCGCTCGAAGTGGTCCTCGACCTCGTCGGCGACCCCGTCGGTGTCGGTCGGTTCGAGCCGTCCGACGCGATCGTCACGGGCCCGGCCCGACTCCTCGGAACGGACCCGGTCGACGGCACGGTGGTGAGCGATAGTCGACACCCAGGACCGGGCGGAGCCCTTCGAGCGCTCATAGCGCGGGGCTCGGCGCCAGACGTCGATGAACACCTCCTGGGCGATCTCCTCGGCCAGGGCCCGGTTGCGGACGACCCGGTTGACGATTCCGAACACCAGGCCGGCAAGC contains these protein-coding regions:
- a CDS encoding hotdog domain-containing protein; this translates as MPPRQGSSATVEHTVSDPDTAIAMLSGSVPVLATPRLVALFEEAAMAAIDGQLAPTETSVGMRVQIDHLAPTEVGGEVTADATLDKVEGRRLVFTVSARDARGLIGAGKITRVIVDVDRFLDKLV
- the yaaA gene encoding peroxide stress protein YaaA; translation: MTDTPFVLLPPSQGKAEGGRGRFRPRTGSFAGLAAQRREVLDALGAVLGDDPDLASMLFGAEGPLLDRAIGSVERLVAGRAPVMPGAARFTGVVWDHLAPSTLDDTCLERLIVPSALLGAVTGADPTPDHRLTFTVSVPGLGRLDRWWRSELTEAVIDLVGGRPVVEMLPTEHQRALDLDEVAATATVVRVRFVSRTGTRAVGHAAKAVKGIAARTVLTEGLGALGDLAWEGWSARSVADDRIEIVAP
- the sigK gene encoding ECF RNA polymerase sigma factor SigK, which codes for MNPFRHLRSVPDAPIAASGSSDPASILLARVAGGDQEAFAGLYDELAGLVFGIVNRVVRNRALAEEIAQEVFIDVWRRAPRYERSKGSARSWVSTIAHHRAVDRVRSEESGRARDDRVGRLEPTDTDGVADEVEDHFERDRVRRALDHLTPVQRQTIELAYYGGHTYRQVAALLDMPEGTVKTRIRDGLIRLRDILGTTP
- a CDS encoding anti-sigma factor, yielding MNDDLHHLAAAYALDALEPAERERFEAHLRECADCAADVGEFGDTARHLAEATAEAPPDRLRDEVLAQVSATPQEPPRAGGTQPRRPPRLLPALVAAAFVLVALGAGVVARNAIVERNQAEEMLSVLAASDAEVVPLESTGSPGTLRVVWSPSSQASVLVGTDLPRPGDDRVYELWVLSAEGPRSAGVFEPASGGEIQRQLALPAEPDAGWGVTIEPAGGSPQPTGDILFQG